The following are from one region of the Fusarium verticillioides 7600 chromosome 1, whole genome shotgun sequence genome:
- a CDS encoding nucleolin: MAKTKTKESKAKVAEPLSTVKAGGITKPSKSSKSKSKELAKAAAKKVTKEKDTKKSKKKIEPESSSESESESESESEASDSDSDSSSSEEEKKVTKKTVSKPKAKAAESSSESESDSGSDSDSDSDSESEDEKPKAKAAKTNGTAKAAAPAKKAESSDSSDSESGSGSDSDSDSDSDDESEEEKPKTKATEKAAEKKADSSDNSDSDDSEDDSDDSDSSDSDEEAGAKIEKTEEAPSKKRKAEDDGDADAKKTKTDEPTTLFAGSLSWSIDDNALYEAFKHIEGLANARVMTEKGTGRSRGFGYVDFNDAASCTKAYETMQGVELEGRAINLDYANARPADANPQSRAADRAQRHGDTVSPESDTLFVGNLPFDVDQDTVREFFSEVAEVASVRLPTDPDSGNLKGFGYVSFNSVEDAKKVFEAKNGAPIGNGRMSRSVRLDYASSRPQQGGGGGFGGGRGGGRGGGRGGFGGRGGGRGGGGGRGRGGGRGGSFGTGANRTPTTFSGSKISFD, encoded by the exons ATGGCtaagacaaagacaaaggagagcaaggccaaggttgctgagccTCTCAGCACCGTCAAGGCCGGAGGTATCACCAAGCCTTCCAAGTCGTCCAAGTCTAAGTCCAAGGAGCTTGCTaaggctgctgccaagaaggtcaccaaggagaaggacaccaagaagagcaagaagaagattgagccCGAATCTTCTTCCGAGTCcgagtctgagtctgagaGCGAGTCTGAGGCTTCCGACTCCGATTCcgactcttcttcctctgaggaggagaagaaggttacTAAGAAGACTgtctccaagcccaaggccaaggctgctgagtCCTCATCTGAATCTGAGTCCGACTCCGGCTCAGACTCCGATAGCGACTCCGATAGCgagtctgaggatgagaagcccaaggctAAGGCTGCCAAGACCAACGGTACTGCTAAGGCCGCCGCTCCCGCCAAAAAGGCTGAGTCTTCTGACTCATCCGACTCTGAGTCTGGCTCCGGTTCCGACTCTGACTCcgactctgactctgacgacgagagcgaggaggagaagcccaagactaAGGCtaccgagaaggctgccgagaag AAGGCCGATTCTTCTGACAACTCCGACTCCGACGATTCTGAGGATGACTCCGATGACAGTGACAGCAGCGactctgatgaggaggctggcgCCAAGATTGAAAAGACCGAGGAGGCTCCCtccaagaagcgcaaggctgaggatgatggcgatgcggatgccaagaagacaaagactgACGAGCCTACTACCCTCTTCGCCGGTAGCCTAAGCTGGTCCATCGACGACAATGCCCTCTACGAGGCTTTCAAGCACATTGAGGGTCTTGCCAACGCCCGCGTCATGACCGAGAAGGGTACTGGTCGTAGCCGTGGCTTCGGCTATGTCGACTTCAACGATGCTGCCTCTTGCACCAAGGCCTACGAGACCATGCAAGGTGTTGAACTCGAAGGCCGtgccatcaacctcgactATGCCAACGCTCGTCCTGCTGATGCTAACCCTCAGTCTCGCGCTGCCGATCGTGCCCAGCGTCATGGTGACACTGTCAGCCCTGAGAGCGATACCCTCTTCGTCGGTAACCTTCCTTTCGATGTCGATCAGGACACCGTCCGTGAGTTCTTCAGCGAGGTCGCTGAGGTGGCCAGCGTTCGCCTGCCTACCGATCC TGATAGCGGTAACCTCAAGGGCTTCGGTTATGTCAGCTTCAACTCGGTCgaggatgccaagaaggtctTCGAGGCCAAGAACGGTGCCCCTATTGGCAACGGACGTATGTCCCGTAGCGTCCGCCTGGACTATGCCAGCAGCAGGCCTCAGCAgggtggcggcggcggctttggtggtggtcgTGGAGGTGGTCGCGGCGGCGGCCGTGGTGGCTTCGGAGGCCGTGGAGGTGGTCgcggtggcggtggtggtcgCGGCCGTGGTGGCGGTCGTGGTGGTAGCTTCGGCACTGGTGCTAACCGCACTCCTACCACTTTCTCTGGCTCCAAGATTTCTTTCGATTAA
- a CDS encoding NADH dehydrogenase, producing the protein MPTPESEQFKAQKPTVPPTFNGVDYDDTKAFKAAEDALIREQWVGAMMTRLVGEELNKCYVREGVNHLENCGHLRERYLQLLKTNKIKGTKFLQQNYVDQKDQELDLAAKVHTSDKIAKLNHGRFSS; encoded by the exons ATGCCTACTCCCGAGTCCGAGCAGTTTAAGGCTCAGAAGCCCACCGTTCCTCCTACATTCAATGGCGTCGATTACGATGATACTAAAGCCTTCAAGGCTGCCGAGGATGCCCTCATCCGAGAGCAATGGGttggagccatgatgactcGTCTTGTTGGAGAGGAGCTCAACAAGTGCTACGTTCGAGAGGGTGTCAATCACTTGGAGAACTGCGGCCACCTCCGAG AGAGGTATTTGCAATTGCTGAAGAcgaacaagatcaagggcacCAAGTTCCTGCAACAAAACTATGTTGACCAGAAGGAtcaagagcttgatctcGCTGCCAAAGTTCACACTAGCGACAAGattgccaagctcaaccacGGCAGATTCTCATCGTAA
- a CDS encoding hypothetical protein (At least one base has a quality score < 10), with protein MPPPPPPPPPPPPPPPPPGAMGGPPPPPPPPPGGLPARPPAGAGNRGALLSDIHKGKALKKAVTNDRSAPQVGNTSNSSAALPVGGAPPVPALGGAPKPPGGLAPPVPGGRARSNSDQGSRDSTAGMDAAPQLGGLFAGGMPKLKKSRGGIDTGANADSSYRSDPESTTSAPKPPVGSAPRPPSAVAPAIPGRGPPVPPPGGAANLRKTTPVGSKPPPPPIGKKPPPLPTSRKPSSMSLPPSAPSPSSAPPAPPPPPPPPSNSASAPAAPPPPPPSAAPPLPSQSPASRSSVPPPPPPPPAASHSTPSLAAVAAIRAAGQASPSAAPPPPPPPSGSVPAPPSAPSPPPPTTRSRGSSLRQSMLDPSMFTLTANGAKSPSPKHSPAQTPGISGGVRIVINDSRWQFKDEGLFPKPRDFVGGTRKYRAGRGSSVPLDLSVL; from the exons atgcctcctccaccaccgcctcctccaccaccgcctcctcctcctccgccgcctGGTGCCATGGGTGgtcctcctccgcctcctccacctcctccaggAGGTCTTCCTGCCCGTCCGCCTGCTGGGGCAGGCAACAGA GGCGCACTTCTATCAGATATCCACAAAGGCAAAGCTCTCAAAAAAGCTGTTACCAATGACCGTTCAGCGCCTCAAGTTGGAAATACATCAAATTCGTCGGCAGCTCTGCCTGTTGGCGGCGCACCTCCTGTCCCCGCCCTGGGTGGTGCTCCTAAGCCCCCAGGAGGTCTGGCACCACCGGTCCCAGGAGGACGAGCGAGGAGTAATAGTGATCAAGGATCTCGCGATTCGACGGCAGGCATGGATGCCGCGCCGCAGCTGGGTGGTCTTTTCGCTGGTGGAATGCCCAAATTGAAAAAGAGCAGGGGAGGCATTGACACAGGCGCAAATGCTGATTCTTCATATCGATCGGATCCTGAATCTACTACCTCAGCACCCAAACCTCCAGTCGGCTCCGCACCAAGGCCTCCTTCAGCAGTTGCGCCAGCAATCCCTGGGCGAGGACCTCCAGTACCGCCTCCGGGAGGAGCAGCAAACTTGAGAAAGACCACACCAGTGGGATCCAAgcctccccctcctcctaTTGGAAAGAAGCCACCTCCCCTGCCGACGTCAAGAAAGCCTTCGTCAATGTCTCTGCCACCATCCGCgccctcgccatcttcagcgcCTCCTgctccaccaccacctccgcctcctccatcaaacAGTGCATCCGCTCCTgccgctcctcctcctcctccgccttcAGCGGCACCTCCTCTGCCGAGTCAATCACCAGCTTCACGATCTTCAGtgccgcctcctccaccccctCCGCCTGCAGCATCACATTCGACACCATCACTCGCTGCAGTAGCTGCCATTCGCGCCGCTGGTCAAGCATCTCCAAGCGCggcgcctcctcctccacccccACCTTCTGGATCAGTACCAGCACCTCCAAGCGCACCTTCGCCACCGCCACCAACGACACGCTCTCGAGGTTCATCCCTTCGTCAGTCCATGTTGGATCCAAGTATGTTCACCTTGACAGCCAATGGAGCAAAATCCCCAAGCCCGAAGCACTCACCAGCGCAAACGCCCGGTATTAGTGGTGGGGTTCGTATTGTGATCAACGACTCTAGGTGGCAATTCAAGGATGAAGGTTTGTTCCCGAAACCCAGGGACTTCGTAGGTGGAACAAGAAAATATAGGGCAGGAAGAGGCAGCAGTGTACCGCTGGATTTGAGTGTTCTGTGA